One stretch of Argiope bruennichi chromosome 3, qqArgBrue1.1, whole genome shotgun sequence DNA includes these proteins:
- the LOC129962857 gene encoding hexokinase-2-like, with product MTNKIKTLEDVLKAFKLSNDILMKISALLLEEFEKGLDPDRNSLSCVKMYPTFVRDVPNGTEEGRFLALDLGGSNFRVLCINLHGKLYYMTSKIYEIPQSVMNGSGEALFDHIAKCLEDHLEYLGLHKQVLPLGFTFSFPCIQKGLTNAVLVSWTKGFTCSAVVGKDVVQMLRDALIRRGNESVDVIAVVNDTTGTLMSCAHMNSECRIGVIIGTGCNACYMEKLENVGTWNEDRDDPQQVIINTEWGAFGDNKCLEFIRTVIDRDIDENSLNKGKQLFEKMISGMYMGEIVRRIVCQLASEGQIFKGKLPEKFNTPYAFKSKYVSYIESDCSGKSDEIKKVLQKMEVENATEKDYRILRDVCKCVSTRSAYLVAAGVATLLNKMKRDYTVVGVDGSVYRFHPYFKDLMEMKIRELTDSKYKFDLMLSEDGSGRGAALVAAVAARTSK from the coding sequence atgacaaataaaatcaaaactttagAAGATGTTTTGAAAGCCTTCAAGTTGTCTAACGATATACTTATGAAAATTTCTGCACTTTTATTAGAGGAATTCGAAAAAGGCCTCGACCCCGACAGAAATAGCCTTTCATGTGTAAAAATGTACCCTACTTTTGTAAGAGACGTGCCAAACGGCACTGAAGAAGGAAGATTCCTTGCTTTGGATTTAGGTGGAAGTAACTTTCGTGTTTTGTGTATTAATCTACATGGTAAACTTTATTACATGACgagtaaaatttatgaaatcccACAGTCTGTCATGAATGGTTCTGGTGAAGCACTGTTTGACCATATTGCGAAATGCTTAGAAGATCATTTGGAGTATCTTGGTTTGCATAAACAAGTTTTACCACTCGGTTTCACATTTAGCTTCCCATGTATCCAAAAAGGGTTGACGAATGCTGTACTTGTAAGCTGGACTAAAGGGTTCACCTGTTCTGCAGTTGTTGGTAAAGATGTGGTTCAGATGTTGAGAGATGCCCTCATACGTAGAGGTAATGAAAGCGTTGACGTAATAGCAGTGGTGAACGATACCACCGGTACATTAATGTCTTGCGCTCATATGAATAGTGAATGTCGCATTGGTGTAATCATTGGTACAGGATGCAATGCCTGTTACATGGAGAAACTGGAAAATGTTGGAACATGGAATGAAGACCGTGATGACCCACAACAAGTCATCATCAATACCGAATGGGGTGCTTTTGGCGATAATAAATGTTTAGAATTCATAAGAACTGTCATCGATAGAGATATTGACGAGAATTCTCTGAATAAAGGAAAACAATTATTCGAGAAAATGATTTCTGGCATGTACATGGGGGAGATAGTTCGCAGAATCGTGTGCCAATTGGCGAGTGAAGGACAAATCTTCAAAGGCAAACTCCCTGAGAAGTTTAACACACCATATGcgtttaaatcaaaatatgtatcTTACATTGAAAGTGACTGTAGTGGCAAAAGTGATGAAATTAAAAAGGTTCTTCAAAAGATGGAGGTTGAAAACGCAACTGAAAAAGACTATAGGATTCTGAGAGATGTTTGTAAGTGCGTGTCGACCAGATCAGCATATTTAGTGGCAGCCGGAGTTGCTACATTATTGAACAAAATGAAACGAGATTACACGGTGGTTGGAGTGGATGGCTCCGTTTACCGATTTCACCCATATTTTAAAGACCTCATGGAAATGAAAATACGCGAACTCACAGattcgaaatataaatttgatcTAATGCTTTCTGAAGATGGAAGTGGTAGAGGCGCAGCTCTGGTAGCTGCTGTGGCTGCAAGAACAAGTAAATGA